A single Actinomadura algeriensis DNA region contains:
- a CDS encoding DUF397 domain-containing protein has product MRKPSATQLGVDLDALDWRRSETPEGGIEVAFTGEWTLLRTADEPGALVSVFDEREWACFLDGAKKGEFDRVAE; this is encoded by the coding sequence GTGAGGAAACCGTCCGCGACGCAGCTCGGCGTCGACCTCGACGCCCTCGACTGGCGGCGTTCGGAGACGCCGGAGGGCGGCATCGAGGTCGCGTTCACGGGCGAGTGGACCCTGCTGCGCACGGCGGACGAACCCGGCGCGCTCGTGTCGGTGTTCGACGAGCGCGAGTGGGCGTGCTTCCTTGACGGTGCGAAGAAGGGGGAGTTCGACCGCGTCGCGGAGTGA